AAGCAACCGACTACTCGAAAAAGTCCTATGAGGACAATGCGGCAGTCGTCGAGCAACTCTTCGGTGCCAAGACCTTGGAAAAGGCTTTCGAAATTCAGAGCGACCATGCAAAGTCGAGCTATGAAGGCTTTGTCGCTCAAGCAACCAAGATGAGTGAAATCTACGCCGACCTGGCACGCAAGGCCTATGAGCCTTACGAAGCCGCAGTTGCCACTCCGGCACCGGCAGCCAAGAAGGCTTCCAACGCCGACTGAGCGGATTTAAAGCCTTGATTTGAAACCCGGCAGCCAGCGGCGGCCGGGTTTTTTGTTGTTTGAGGCCGGTTCCAATCCCTGTTTGTTTTGATTACCCCCTGTGCTGTGGCGAAAGAATGCCTATTTAAGGATAAAGACGCCTTCCGCAGCATGGCCCCGTCCGGGGCCGGACTTAGCAAAAAAGGAATAGAGCAAGCCTGGGTCGAATGCTTCAATCTGTGCCGTACTTGTTCTAGATTAGAGTAGACTGGAAAACAGACCGGGACTGTATCAAAATCGGTATGAAATACGGTGAATCAGGAAAAGGGTGAAATGGCATTGAAGCCTTTGTGGGCAACGATGAGCGGCGAGGACGACGACGATGATGATGGCAAGGGATCCGGCAACGGCATCTCGGTCATCACGCGTACGCAAAAGAAGCTGAAGAAGCCGAGCCTTTACCGGGTGCTGCTTCTGAACGACGATTACACTCCGATGGAGTTTGTCGTGCATGTTCTGGAGCGGTTCTTTCAAAAGGATCGGGAGGCGGCAACGCGCATAATGCTGCATGTTCACAATCACGGTGTGGGCGAGTGTGGGGTCTTTACTTATGAGGTTGCGGAAACCAAAGTCACACAAGTGATGGATTTTTCGCGCCAAAACCAGCACCCGCTTCAATGCGTGATGGAAAAGAAATGAGGATATAGTCGTGCCGACATTCTCCAATAGTCTTGAAAAGGCGCTGCATCAGGCTCTGACCTTTGCCAATGATCGCCATCATGAATATGCAACGCTTGAGCATTTGCTTCTGGCGCTGATGGACGATTCCGATGCCGCTGCCGTGATGCGGGCCTGCGGTGTCGATCTCGACGCTTTGCGCTCCACCGTCACGGAATATATCGACAACGAGCTGCACAATCTGGTGACCGGATACGACGAGGATTCAAAACCCACCTCCGGTTTCCAGCGGGTCATTCAGCGGGCCGTGATTCATGTCCAGTCTTCGGGCCGCGACGAGGTTACGGGCGCCAATGTGCTGGTCGCGATCTTTGCAGAGCGCGAAAGCCATGCAGCCTATTTCCTGCAGGAGCAGGAGATGACCCGTTACGATGCGGTCAACTTCATCTCGCACGGTATCGCCAAGCGGCCGGGCGTTTCGGAAAGCCGTCCGGTTCGTGGTGCGGAGGAGTCCGACACGGACGGACCACCGTCGTCAACCGAAAACGATGAGGGCGGAAAGGCAAAGAATCAGGACGCGCTCAGTTCCTATTGCGTGAATCTCAATCAGAAAGCGGCGGACGGAAAGGTCGACCCGCTGATTGGGCGCGAACAGGAAGTCAACCGCACAATTCAGGTGCTTTGCCGCCGCTCCAAGAACAACCCGCTCTATGTCGGCGACCCGGGTGTCGGCAAGACGGCGATTGCGGAAGGGCTTGCCCGGCGTATCATCAACGGAGAAGTGCCGGAGGTTCTTCTCGATTCAACGATCTTTGCCCTGGATATGGGCGCGCTGCTTGCCGGAACGCGTTATCGCGGTGACTTCGAGGAACGGCTCAAACAGGTCGTCAAGGAACTGGAGGAAACGGAAGGCGCAGTCCTCTTTATCGACGAGATCCATACGGTCATCGGCGCTGGCGCAACCTCCGGCGGCGCCATGGATGCGTCCAACCTTTTGAAGCCGGCTCTTTCGTCAGGAAGCATCCGCTGCATCGGCTCGACCACCTACAAGGAGTTCAGGCAGTTCTTCGAAAAGGATCGCGCCCTGGTGCGCCGCTTCCAGAAGATCGATGTCAATGAGCCGAGCATTGACGATGCGGTCGAGATCCTCAAAGGCCTGAAGCCGTATTACGAGGATTATCACAAGGTCAAATACAGCAATGAGGCGATTACCTCAGCGGTCGAGCTGTCGGCCCGTTACATCAATGACCGCAAGCTGCCGGACAAGGCGATCGACGTGATTGACGAAACCGGTGCCTCGCAGATGCTGGTAGAGGAAAGCAAGCGGCGCAAGACGATCACCGAAAAGGAGATCGAGGAAACCGTTGCGACGATGGCGCGTATCCCTCCGAAGTCCGTTTCCAAGGACGACAAGATGGTGCTCGCCAATCTGGACAAGGAACTGCGCCGCGTTGTTTATGGTCAAGACGAGGCTATCGAAGCGCTCGCATCCGCCATCAAGCTGGCGCGGGCCGGTCTTCGCGAGCCGGACAAGCCGATCGGCAGCTATCTGTTTTCAGGCCCGACGGGCGTCGGCAAGACGGAGGTTGCCCGGCAACTGGCAAGCTCTCTCGGTGTTGAACTCCTGCGTTTCGACATGTCGGAATATATGGAACGTCATACGGTCTCGCGGCTTTTGGGCGCGCCTCCCGGTTATGTCGGGTTCGATCAGGGCGGCCTGTTGACCGATGGTGTGGACCAACATCCGCATTGCGTGCTTCTGCTCGATGAGATCGAGAAAGCCCATCCGGATCTCTTCAACATCCTGCTGCAGGTGATGGACCACGGCAAGCTGACGGATCACAACGGCAAGCAGATCGATTTCCGCAACGTCATCCTGATCATGACGACCAATGCGGGCGCAGCCGATCTTGCCAAGCCGGCCATCGGTTTTGGTTCTTCCAAACGCGACGGCGATGACATGGAGGCTATCAACCGCATGTTCTCGCCGGAGTTCAGAAACCGGCTGGACGCGATTATTCCGTTTGGTTCGCTGCCGACGCCTGTCATTCACCAGGTGGTTCAGAAGTTCGTCATGCAGCTTGAGGCACAGCTTGCCGAAAGAGGCGTAACGTTCGATCTGAGCAAGGACGCCATCGCCTGGCTGGCGGACAAGGGCTATGATGAACGCATGGGCGCGCGTCCATTGGCGCGGGTGATTCAGGAACATGTGAAAAAGCAACTCGCGGATGAGGTTTTATTCGGCAAGCTGAAGAAGGGCGGCACGGTCAAGGTGACCGTCGCGCCCGACAAGGACGGCAAACCCGGCCTTAAGCTTGAAGCCATTCCCGACAAGGCACCTGCTAAACCGCGCAAGGAACCTGCGGCAAAACGCAAGGCGCCGGCGGCAAAGGCTAAGAGCGGAACCGCGGCGGCTTCAAAACGGGCACAGCCCGATGCAGGGACAACCGCTGTTGAGGAAAAGCCGGGTACAAGGAAACCGCGCGGCGGCGCGGTGCCGAAGGTTCCGCGGAAAAAGTAGCGGTGTCCGAGACAATACGCGATCGCCTTAAAGAGGGCGATCGCCGA
This portion of the Hoeflea prorocentri genome encodes:
- a CDS encoding phasin family protein gives rise to the protein MFSFEDANKYGKDAMENMLKSYSAMAQGMQTLTTEATDYSKKSYEDNAAVVEQLFGAKTLEKAFEIQSDHAKSSYEGFVAQATKMSEIYADLARKAYEPYEAAVATPAPAAKKASNAD
- the clpS gene encoding ATP-dependent Clp protease adapter ClpS is translated as MSGEDDDDDDGKGSGNGISVITRTQKKLKKPSLYRVLLLNDDYTPMEFVVHVLERFFQKDREAATRIMLHVHNHGVGECGVFTYEVAETKVTQVMDFSRQNQHPLQCVMEKK
- the clpA gene encoding ATP-dependent Clp protease ATP-binding subunit ClpA, with product MPTFSNSLEKALHQALTFANDRHHEYATLEHLLLALMDDSDAAAVMRACGVDLDALRSTVTEYIDNELHNLVTGYDEDSKPTSGFQRVIQRAVIHVQSSGRDEVTGANVLVAIFAERESHAAYFLQEQEMTRYDAVNFISHGIAKRPGVSESRPVRGAEESDTDGPPSSTENDEGGKAKNQDALSSYCVNLNQKAADGKVDPLIGREQEVNRTIQVLCRRSKNNPLYVGDPGVGKTAIAEGLARRIINGEVPEVLLDSTIFALDMGALLAGTRYRGDFEERLKQVVKELEETEGAVLFIDEIHTVIGAGATSGGAMDASNLLKPALSSGSIRCIGSTTYKEFRQFFEKDRALVRRFQKIDVNEPSIDDAVEILKGLKPYYEDYHKVKYSNEAITSAVELSARYINDRKLPDKAIDVIDETGASQMLVEESKRRKTITEKEIEETVATMARIPPKSVSKDDKMVLANLDKELRRVVYGQDEAIEALASAIKLARAGLREPDKPIGSYLFSGPTGVGKTEVARQLASSLGVELLRFDMSEYMERHTVSRLLGAPPGYVGFDQGGLLTDGVDQHPHCVLLLDEIEKAHPDLFNILLQVMDHGKLTDHNGKQIDFRNVILIMTTNAGAADLAKPAIGFGSSKRDGDDMEAINRMFSPEFRNRLDAIIPFGSLPTPVIHQVVQKFVMQLEAQLAERGVTFDLSKDAIAWLADKGYDERMGARPLARVIQEHVKKQLADEVLFGKLKKGGTVKVTVAPDKDGKPGLKLEAIPDKAPAKPRKEPAAKRKAPAAKAKSGTAAASKRAQPDAGTTAVEEKPGTRKPRGGAVPKVPRKK